A genomic stretch from Mesoplodon densirostris isolate mMesDen1 chromosome 3, mMesDen1 primary haplotype, whole genome shotgun sequence includes:
- the LOC132485581 gene encoding LOW QUALITY PROTEIN: olfactory receptor 10H3-like (The sequence of the model RefSeq protein was modified relative to this genomic sequence to represent the inferred CDS: inserted 2 bases in 1 codon), translating into MVSEFILIGFSNFPQQLLPTFLLYLLMYLFTLLGNLLIMATIWRDHRLHTPMYLFLCAFSISEILFTVAVTPRMLVYMXSTHHSTTFVACVSHMFSPTFGFTHSFLLMIMGYDHYVAICHPLGYNVLMRTRDCAHLVSWWWIGGSVVGMMVTLVVFHLTFCGSNMIHHFLCHVLSFLKLAYGKETASVTMGVILVCVTALLGCLFLIILSYVFIMAAILRIPSAEGWHKTFSTCVSHLTIVVVHYGFTSIIYLKPKGPHSMDSSTMATTYTVSTPFLSPIFFSLRNKELKSAIKKSFHRTFCPLSS; encoded by the exons ATGGTGTCTGAATTCATCCTCATCGGCTTCTCCAACTTCCCTCAGCAGCTCCTGCCCACCTTCTTGCTGTACCTGCTGATGTACCTGTTCACACTGCTAGGGAACCTGCTCATCATGGCCACCATCTGGAGGGATCACAGGCTCCACACACCCATGTACCTCTTCCTGTGTGCCTTCTCCATCTCTGAGATACTGTTCACTGTTGCGGTCACCCCTCGAATGCTGGTTTACAT CTCCACCCACCACTCCACCACCTTTGTGGCCTGTGTCAGTCACATGTTCTCCCCCACGTTTGGCTTCACCCATTCCTTTCTGCTCATGATCATGGGCTATGACCACTATGTGGCCATCTGCCACCCCCTGGGCTACAATGTGCTCATGAGAACACGTGACTGTGCCCATCTTGTGTCCTGGTGGTGGATTGGTGGCTCAGTCGTGGGGATGATGGTGACCTTGGTTGTTTTTCACCTCACCTTCTGTGGGTCTAATATGATTCACCATTTTCTCTGCCACGTGCTTTCTTTCTTGAAATTGGCCTATGGGAAGGAAACAGCTTCTGTCACTATGGGTGTGATCCTTGTTTGTGTCACAGCCCTGCTGGGGTGCTTATTCCTCATCATCCTCTCCTATGTCTTCATCATGGCCGCCATCTTGAGGATCCCCTCTGCTGAGGGCTGGCACAAGACCTTCTCCACCTGTGTATCCCACCTCACCATAGTGGTGGTGCACTACGGTTTTACCTCCATCATCTACCTCAAACCCAAAGGCCCCCATTCTATGGACAGTAGCACAATGGCCACCACCTATACAGTCTCCACCCCCTTTCTTAGCCCGATCTTTTTCAGTCTCAGGAATAAGGAGCTGAAGAGCGCCATAAAGAAAAGCTTCCACAGAACATTCTGTCCCCTAAGCTCCTGA